In Fictibacillus halophilus, a single genomic region encodes these proteins:
- a CDS encoding YbaN family protein, which translates to MKIKNIIFVALGFFFLGLGVIGIVLPLLPTTPLLLLASYFFVKGSKKFEMWFKGTDIYKKHLDDFVRNRSLTKKKKIMISLFSDSMILITFILTDSMVARVILILVVMYKYYYFIVKIKTA; encoded by the coding sequence ATGAAAATAAAAAACATCATATTTGTAGCATTGGGGTTCTTTTTCCTTGGTTTAGGTGTGATTGGAATTGTGTTGCCGTTGCTTCCTACAACACCACTCTTATTACTCGCGTCTTATTTTTTCGTAAAAGGTTCAAAAAAGTTTGAAATGTGGTTTAAAGGAACCGACATTTATAAAAAACATCTAGATGATTTTGTAAGAAATCGCTCACTGACAAAAAAGAAAAAGATCATGATTAGCCTGTTTTCAGACTCGATGATCTTGATTACTTTTATCCTTACAGACAGCATGGTCGCAAGAGTGATCTTAATCCTTGTTGTGATGTATAAGTATTATTATTTTATCGTTAAAATTAAAACTGCATAG
- a CDS encoding acyl-CoA thioesterase, with product MEQQLSANVSRTIQTKLVLPPDTNHMGTIFGGTVLSYIDEIAAIAAMKHSKKVVVTASIDNVNFLSSAKVGDILILEGVVISTGRTSMEVYVKVECQNLETGNRTLNTTSILTMVAIDQNGKPFPVPSVIPETEEEVAFFKGAPLRKERRLLYKNVTGTL from the coding sequence ATGGAACAGCAGTTATCAGCAAACGTCTCAAGAACGATTCAAACAAAGTTGGTATTGCCCCCTGATACGAATCACATGGGAACAATATTTGGCGGTACCGTTTTATCGTACATTGATGAGATCGCAGCGATTGCCGCCATGAAGCACAGCAAGAAAGTGGTTGTCACCGCATCCATTGATAATGTAAACTTCTTATCGTCAGCTAAAGTGGGAGACATCCTCATATTAGAAGGTGTAGTGATCTCAACTGGAAGAACGTCGATGGAAGTTTACGTAAAAGTAGAGTGTCAAAATCTAGAGACGGGAAATAGAACGCTGAATACCACATCGATCTTAACGATGGTCGCCATCGATCAAAACGGTAAGCCGTTTCCGGTACCAAGTGTCATTCCTGAGACAGAAGAAGAAGTAGCATTCTTTAAAGGAGCTCCACTAAGGAAAGAACGGCGTTTGTTATATAAAAACGTAACAGGAACTTTATAA
- a CDS encoding MGDG synthase family glycosyltransferase, with protein MIRPTALILTANYGSGHVQVANVLAEELKNKGYQPVISDLFGEAHPIMSQVTQSIFIKSFSHGSSFYKWFYYGTNKLNANTITQFSRYLGRKRFLELINEHQPHFVITTFPLHAAPFLIKKSRFNIPIYTVITDYFAHPFWINPSIDRYFVASDSVKYGLIKHGVDKNKITASGIPIRADFYRPINREEVFTEYGVTPSSRVVTILAGAQGVLKNVKVLAQRLLKDPSLRVIVVCGKNKTLYQKLKPLAEQYSDSFRLFGYVEKLHEILKISHCLVTKPGGISITEAAAVRVPLLLYKPVPGQEGENAKYFEEKGAAFVVHTVDEIVSNVQKLFDNEALLSSMQRNLELIHHSHSSSLIADYVMEEVQELYQVTR; from the coding sequence ATGATACGTCCAACAGCATTAATCCTTACAGCTAACTATGGCAGCGGTCACGTTCAAGTCGCTAATGTTCTCGCTGAAGAACTAAAAAATAAAGGATATCAACCTGTTATCTCTGATTTATTTGGTGAGGCTCACCCTATCATGTCTCAAGTCACACAATCTATATTTATCAAGAGTTTTTCACACGGCTCTTCTTTTTATAAATGGTTCTATTATGGAACAAATAAATTAAATGCAAATACGATTACACAATTTTCTCGGTATTTAGGAAGAAAAAGATTCTTAGAATTGATCAATGAACACCAACCCCATTTTGTGATAACAACCTTTCCCCTTCATGCTGCTCCATTTCTTATAAAAAAATCACGGTTCAATATTCCCATCTATACCGTGATCACAGATTATTTCGCTCATCCTTTTTGGATCAATCCATCGATTGATCGGTATTTTGTTGCCTCCGACTCAGTTAAATACGGATTGATCAAACACGGTGTAGATAAAAATAAAATTACAGCTAGTGGCATCCCGATCCGTGCAGACTTTTACCGTCCGATTAATAGAGAAGAAGTGTTTACTGAATACGGAGTTACGCCAAGTAGTCGTGTAGTTACGATTTTAGCTGGTGCTCAAGGTGTGCTGAAAAACGTTAAGGTGCTCGCACAGCGTTTGCTGAAAGATCCATCATTGCGGGTGATTGTCGTTTGTGGCAAGAACAAAACGTTGTACCAAAAGTTAAAACCGCTTGCTGAACAATATTCAGACTCATTCCGATTATTTGGTTACGTAGAGAAGCTTCATGAGATTTTAAAGATCTCACATTGCTTAGTAACAAAGCCAGGAGGAATCTCTATTACTGAGGCTGCCGCAGTAAGAGTCCCCCTCCTCCTTTATAAGCCAGTTCCTGGTCAAGAAGGAGAAAATGCTAAGTATTTTGAAGAAAAAGGCGCTGCTTTTGTCGTTCATACTGTAGACGAAATCGTAAGTAATGTTCAGAAGTTATTTGATAACGAAGCTTTGCTGAGTAGCATGCAGAGAAATTTAGAGCTTATTCACCATTCTCACTCTTCCTCATTAATTGCTGACTATGTTATGGAAGAAGTACAAGAGCTGTATCAAGTTACACGTTAG